Proteins co-encoded in one Luteolibacter sp. Y139 genomic window:
- a CDS encoding aminopeptidase P N-terminal domain-containing protein, with translation MRYEPIDPQLFVRNRDKLRALLKPNSIVIVLANDVYPTNADGSMAFKQNADLFYLTGVDQEDTMLVLMPDAKDPKEREMLFVKETSELIAIWDGEKLSKEQAKVATGIERIEWSHSFESWLHRLIPQVDHIYLATNEHLRAVTVVETANDRFIKKCQSRYPLHRYERLAPLMHRLRITKDPVEVDIIQKACKITEAGFRRLLGFVKPGVGEWEVEAELLHEFVRRGSRGFAYTPIIGSGANACVLHYIENDKVCQDGDMLLLDVAAEYAGWASDLTRTIPVNGRFTARQRDVYNSVLRVFRGANEILRPGNTPMEYQKQVIELMEAELVKLGLIGAKEAKEQGPDKALVKKYFMHGTSHHMGLDVHDVAPPHEPFAEGMVFTIEPGIYIREEGLGVRIENDVVIGKKGNFDLMGDIPIEVEEIEELMNRK, from the coding sequence ATGCGCTACGAACCCATCGATCCCCAGCTCTTCGTCCGCAACCGCGACAAGCTGCGTGCCCTGCTGAAGCCGAACAGCATCGTGATCGTGCTGGCGAACGACGTGTATCCGACGAATGCGGATGGCTCGATGGCCTTCAAGCAGAACGCGGATCTCTTCTACCTCACGGGCGTGGATCAGGAGGACACGATGCTGGTGCTGATGCCGGACGCGAAGGATCCCAAGGAGCGGGAGATGCTGTTCGTGAAGGAGACGAGCGAGCTGATCGCGATCTGGGACGGGGAGAAGCTTTCGAAGGAGCAGGCGAAGGTGGCGACGGGGATCGAGCGGATTGAGTGGAGCCACAGTTTTGAGTCGTGGTTGCACCGGTTGATCCCGCAGGTGGATCACATCTACCTCGCGACGAATGAGCACCTGCGTGCCGTGACGGTGGTGGAGACGGCGAATGACCGGTTCATCAAGAAGTGCCAGAGCCGCTATCCGCTGCATCGCTATGAGCGGCTGGCGCCGCTGATGCACCGGCTGCGGATCACGAAGGATCCGGTGGAGGTGGATATCATCCAGAAGGCCTGCAAGATCACGGAGGCGGGTTTCCGTCGTTTGTTAGGCTTTGTGAAGCCGGGGGTGGGCGAGTGGGAAGTGGAGGCGGAGCTGTTGCATGAGTTTGTGCGGCGTGGCTCGCGCGGGTTTGCCTATACGCCGATCATTGGCAGCGGGGCGAATGCGTGTGTGCTGCACTACATCGAGAACGACAAGGTCTGCCAGGATGGGGACATGCTGTTGCTGGACGTAGCGGCTGAGTATGCGGGCTGGGCCTCGGATTTGACGCGGACGATTCCGGTGAATGGCCGGTTCACGGCGCGGCAGCGGGATGTTTACAACTCGGTGCTGCGGGTGTTCCGCGGGGCGAACGAGATCCTGCGGCCGGGGAATACGCCGATGGAGTATCAGAAACAGGTGATCGAGCTGATGGAGGCGGAGCTGGTGAAGCTCGGTCTGATCGGTGCGAAGGAGGCGAAGGAGCAGGGGCCGGACAAGGCGTTGGTGAAGAAGTACTTCATGCATGGTACTTCGCATCACATGGGCCTGGACGTGCACGATGTGGCGCCGCCGCATGAGCCGTTTGCGGAGGGGATGGTGTTTACCATCGAGCCGGGGATTTACATTCGTGAGGAGGGACTGGGGGTCCGGATCGAGAATGATGTGGTGATCGGGAAGAAGGGGAACTTCGATCTGATGGGGGATATTCCGATTGAGGTGGAGGAGATTGAGGAGTTGATGAATCGGAAGTGA
- a CDS encoding cupin domain-containing protein gives MPDSPDMTPRDLASEFAALTSLGALDGADAAAMEHCHDCPFGRAAMAMLGFDETVAAMTAASHPPVPAPDSAKEAILARIAAEKAEEVPKGGYFFMGEGDGEWTPLPGGKVRVKVLSDLPDAAHTLVLLEADPGGVFFPHAHHGMEEVYLISGDLETEGRVMRAGDYLRASPGTRHHKAVSHSGCRAILVTARENHPRRAIGAYGRLVRTLKSWRGH, from the coding sequence ATGCCCGATTCACCCGACATGACACCCCGCGACCTCGCATCGGAGTTCGCCGCGCTCACCAGCCTCGGCGCGCTCGATGGCGCCGATGCGGCGGCGATGGAGCATTGCCACGATTGTCCCTTTGGCCGCGCCGCGATGGCGATGCTGGGCTTCGATGAAACCGTCGCTGCCATGACCGCCGCCAGTCATCCGCCCGTGCCCGCTCCCGATTCCGCGAAGGAGGCCATCCTCGCGCGCATCGCCGCGGAGAAGGCGGAGGAGGTGCCGAAGGGCGGCTACTTTTTCATGGGCGAGGGTGATGGGGAGTGGACGCCGCTGCCGGGTGGCAAGGTGCGGGTGAAGGTGCTGTCGGACTTGCCCGACGCGGCGCACACGTTGGTTTTGTTAGAGGCGGATCCGGGTGGGGTGTTTTTCCCGCATGCGCACCATGGGATGGAGGAGGTTTATTTGATCAGCGGGGACCTGGAGACCGAGGGGCGGGTGATGCGGGCTGGCGATTACCTACGGGCTTCGCCGGGGACGCGGCATCACAAGGCGGTTTCGCACAGTGGCTGCCGGGCGATTCTGGTGACGGCGCGGGAGAATCATCCGCGGCGGGCGATCGGGGCGTATGGGAGGCTGGTGAGGACGTTGAAGTCGTGGAGGGGTCACTAG
- a CDS encoding RNA polymerase sigma factor: MIPAARMNQDTDSPDQLLLRAGSGCSDSFSRLYDTCADALFGIALGITKNHAEAQEILQDAFVSIWKNAGRYDPSLGSATGWMIHLTRNLAIDRLRKRQRSDDLQRRFSEEKAVTDEDAEPPESPLIAAETARRVRKALSILPGDQRMALDLAFFEGCTQTEIAERLCEPLGTIKSRIRRALERVRTLLGENPVTD, from the coding sequence ATGATTCCCGCAGCCCGGATGAACCAAGACACCGATTCTCCGGACCAGCTGTTGCTACGCGCAGGTTCGGGCTGCTCGGACTCGTTTTCGCGGCTCTACGATACCTGTGCGGACGCGCTTTTCGGCATCGCGCTGGGGATCACGAAGAATCACGCGGAAGCGCAGGAGATCTTGCAAGACGCCTTCGTTTCGATCTGGAAGAATGCGGGTCGTTACGACCCTTCGCTTGGTTCTGCCACCGGCTGGATGATCCACCTTACCCGCAATCTGGCGATCGACCGGCTGCGCAAGCGGCAGCGGAGCGACGATCTGCAGCGGCGTTTTTCCGAGGAGAAGGCGGTGACGGACGAGGATGCCGAGCCGCCGGAGAGCCCGCTGATCGCGGCGGAGACCGCACGGAGGGTGCGGAAGGCGCTGAGCATCCTGCCTGGCGACCAGCGGATGGCGCTGGACCTGGCTTTTTTCGAGGGTTGCACCCAGACGGAAATCGCGGAACGACTGTGCGAGCCGCTGGGGACGATCAAGAGCCGCATTCGCCGCGCCCTGGAGCGTGTGCGAACGTTATTGGGGGAGAACCCTGTCACCGACTGA
- a CDS encoding tetratricopeptide repeat protein — translation MYRSMFCPIVRIAGTGLFLWVGVGFAQEGTPEAPAPAANPAVTAPASPVSADAWVRLGDLQMQRARNTVQHDFTAASNAYTKALALDPNDGRARLGMAWVKNSEHDFAAGKEWAEKALEIDPKLQDAYSLMGDGAMELGDYEGALKYFQKALDLSADLASYSRAAHLMWLTGQSGRARLMMQRAIDAGGPFPENTAWCRAELATMHLQDGATLAAEKQIEIALKEAPRNPRVLAAQGRILAAKSDWSGAIAAYRQSVEVTPTHDALAALADLYFVTGDIEAAKSAVDRVIAFHADHAHMHDGTAHVHGPGNAQLALFLADHDRAIDLALVEGEAACKAFPNIGSFDALAWCQFKKGNHEAAREAMRKAMAWHTPDPLLYFHMGMIEAALGDTRGARSDLSRALQLNPRFHPRHAPEAVEKLASLVTVPEPVAQLPAAAAAESP, via the coding sequence ATGTATCGTTCCATGTTCTGTCCCATCGTTCGTATCGCCGGCACCGGACTCTTCCTGTGGGTTGGCGTCGGTTTCGCCCAGGAGGGCACGCCGGAAGCGCCTGCTCCGGCGGCGAATCCAGCGGTCACTGCTCCGGCTAGTCCGGTGAGTGCCGACGCGTGGGTGCGGCTCGGCGATCTGCAGATGCAGAGGGCCCGCAATACGGTGCAGCACGATTTTACCGCGGCATCGAATGCCTATACGAAGGCGCTGGCACTTGATCCGAACGATGGCCGTGCGCGATTGGGCATGGCATGGGTGAAGAACTCGGAACACGACTTCGCGGCTGGCAAGGAGTGGGCGGAGAAGGCGCTCGAGATCGACCCGAAATTGCAGGACGCCTACAGCCTGATGGGCGATGGCGCGATGGAACTGGGCGACTACGAGGGCGCGCTGAAGTATTTCCAGAAAGCGCTCGATCTGAGTGCGGATCTGGCCAGTTACAGCAGGGCTGCGCATTTGATGTGGCTGACCGGACAAAGCGGTCGCGCCCGCCTGATGATGCAGCGGGCGATCGATGCGGGCGGTCCGTTTCCTGAAAACACGGCGTGGTGCCGCGCCGAGCTGGCGACGATGCATTTGCAGGATGGCGCGACGCTTGCCGCGGAAAAGCAGATCGAGATCGCGCTGAAGGAAGCGCCTCGCAACCCGCGGGTGCTGGCTGCGCAAGGGCGGATCCTAGCGGCGAAGTCAGACTGGAGTGGTGCGATCGCGGCCTACCGGCAGTCGGTGGAAGTGACGCCGACGCACGACGCGCTGGCAGCACTGGCGGATTTGTATTTCGTGACCGGCGATATCGAGGCGGCGAAATCAGCGGTCGACCGGGTGATCGCGTTTCACGCGGATCATGCCCACATGCATGATGGGACCGCGCATGTGCATGGTCCGGGAAATGCGCAGCTCGCGCTGTTTCTAGCGGACCATGACCGCGCGATCGATCTCGCGCTGGTGGAAGGGGAGGCGGCGTGCAAGGCGTTCCCGAACATCGGGTCCTTCGACGCGCTGGCGTGGTGCCAATTCAAGAAGGGCAACCATGAGGCAGCCCGTGAGGCGATGCGCAAGGCGATGGCATGGCACACGCCGGATCCGCTGCTGTATTTCCACATGGGGATGATCGAGGCCGCGCTGGGTGACACGCGAGGTGCCCGGAGTGATCTCTCGCGGGCGCTGCAACTCAACCCGCGCTTTCACCCGCGGCACGCACCGGAGGCGGTGGAAAAACTGGCCTCGCTGGTGACCGTGCCAGAACCGGTCGCGCAACTGCCGGCGGCAGCTGCCGCCGAAAGCCCATGA
- a CDS encoding DUF4331 domain-containing protein yields MKSSHKILTPLAAFCALSVAGPASGSSHSDAPLIKQDPQANLTDVYAFMGTRYDNPAAQVLNVIVSVRPFSDPGDGVIYERFADDALYTINLTDPTTGKVTYSFDFEFSPITDVKNENTILSYGRGTGVGPITTIGDANQNFTQTYDLTVSEVRPPGKSGKLRENFVAKALPVSPPNVGKRTTPAYNDANGKAVSGATTIANLDSLTKQAISPVSDGIVAWAGPREDGFYADTPGIFDFLDPRIINNNGNSADGLGQDGGGQDGFKGFNVLSFGVQIPVALLKPAAFDNPFIPGVQQGVGVYASVSRHATTTRRTGAPPNSRGGWVQVNRLGNPLFNEVLVALKDKDRYNATDPKDDEQYRKYAENPEVAFLINAVLFADPEGDGPLAITGRTDLASVFLPDVVRVDTTTGPVLLPGQAGFNRLSFIGGDAGGWPNGRRPGDDVVDIALTAVASGPAYTTITVVGDNVAANDQLYNQVFPYLGTPHAGSAVNQRTKP; encoded by the coding sequence ATGAAAAGTTCCCATAAAATCCTCACGCCGCTGGCTGCATTTTGCGCGCTATCGGTCGCCGGTCCGGCCTCCGGATCGAGCCACAGCGATGCCCCGCTGATCAAGCAGGACCCTCAGGCCAACCTCACCGACGTGTATGCCTTCATGGGCACGCGCTACGACAATCCCGCGGCGCAGGTGCTCAATGTCATCGTGTCGGTGCGTCCCTTTTCCGATCCGGGCGACGGCGTGATCTACGAACGCTTCGCCGACGACGCGCTCTACACCATCAACCTGACCGACCCGACCACCGGGAAAGTCACCTACAGCTTCGACTTCGAGTTCTCACCGATCACCGATGTGAAGAATGAGAACACGATCCTTTCCTACGGTCGTGGCACGGGTGTCGGGCCGATCACCACGATCGGTGATGCGAACCAGAACTTCACGCAGACCTACGATCTCACGGTCAGCGAAGTGCGCCCGCCCGGGAAGTCCGGCAAGCTGCGCGAGAACTTCGTGGCAAAGGCGCTGCCAGTCTCGCCGCCGAATGTGGGCAAGCGCACCACGCCCGCCTACAATGACGCGAATGGAAAGGCCGTGTCCGGCGCAACCACGATTGCGAACCTTGACTCGCTGACCAAGCAGGCGATCAGCCCGGTGAGCGATGGCATCGTCGCCTGGGCCGGTCCGCGCGAGGACGGCTTCTATGCCGACACGCCGGGGATCTTCGATTTCCTCGACCCGCGAATCATCAACAACAACGGCAACTCTGCCGACGGGCTCGGCCAGGACGGCGGCGGCCAGGACGGCTTCAAGGGCTTCAACGTCCTGTCCTTCGGCGTGCAGATCCCGGTCGCGCTGCTGAAGCCGGCAGCATTCGACAATCCATTTATCCCCGGAGTGCAGCAGGGAGTGGGGGTGTATGCCTCCGTCTCCCGGCATGCGACCACGACCCGCCGCACCGGCGCGCCACCGAACAGCCGGGGCGGCTGGGTCCAGGTTAACCGCTTGGGCAACCCGCTGTTCAATGAGGTGCTCGTCGCACTGAAGGACAAGGATCGCTACAACGCCACCGATCCGAAGGACGACGAGCAGTATCGCAAGTATGCCGAGAATCCCGAGGTCGCATTCCTGATCAACGCAGTGCTCTTCGCCGATCCAGAGGGCGATGGCCCGCTGGCGATCACGGGTCGCACCGATCTCGCCTCGGTCTTCCTGCCGGATGTGGTCCGTGTGGACACCACCACGGGACCGGTGCTTCTGCCGGGGCAAGCCGGGTTCAACCGCCTGAGCTTCATTGGCGGCGACGCCGGTGGCTGGCCGAACGGACGGCGGCCCGGCGATGACGTGGTGGACATCGCGCTCACGGCGGTGGCCAGCGGTCCGGCTTACACCACGATCACTGTGGTGGGAGACAATGTCGCGGCCAATGACCAGCTCTACAACCAGGTGTTTCCCTATCTCGGCACACCGCACGCGGGTTCTGCCGTGAACCAAAGAACAAAACCCTAA
- a CDS encoding OmpP1/FadL family transporter: MPLPPRRAAVVFALAPLGFAMGNGVLRHGFGAADAGTAGAFAETRADALTAMQVNPASLAALGENEWTFSLRGVTGDGEFTRSGRRYDMDRSGVIPELALAWRDGDSPWTFGVSVAALSALEADWLYPDAPGGIGGISYGLVGHDSGFKAVRGNAGVSFALNENLSFGATIGALYSEVDFDAPFIFQSNPALAGAKVDLDLNTSGWDAISEFGMLWRPDKRWSVGIHARPKVTLEHEGSAVADFSAQLPGVTPTYNHYEAVTRNALPLVAGLGISWQAADRLRLGMSADWIQWSAAFDQLEVGLSQGTNPVINGAIGPNVADRVPVGWKDRWVIALGAEFDLSDSWVLRGGWRYGESPQPAALVTPLNAALPEHTLALGLGWKSGPWSLDASYEVQFGDARKVATSGYRAGEYSNSSLDFTVQALTFGVTRRF; the protein is encoded by the coding sequence ATGCCCCTCCCGCCTCGCCGTGCCGCAGTCGTTTTCGCCCTCGCGCCGCTCGGGTTCGCCATGGGGAACGGCGTGCTGCGCCACGGTTTCGGCGCCGCCGATGCCGGCACTGCCGGAGCATTCGCGGAGACCCGCGCCGACGCTTTGACCGCCATGCAGGTCAATCCCGCCTCCCTCGCGGCACTTGGGGAAAACGAATGGACGTTCTCCCTGCGCGGTGTGACGGGCGATGGCGAGTTCACCCGGTCAGGCCGGAGGTACGACATGGATCGTAGCGGCGTGATCCCCGAACTCGCCCTGGCTTGGCGCGATGGCGATAGCCCGTGGACCTTTGGCGTTTCCGTGGCGGCATTGTCCGCACTCGAAGCCGACTGGCTGTATCCCGATGCCCCCGGTGGCATCGGAGGCATCTCCTACGGACTCGTCGGCCACGATAGCGGCTTCAAGGCAGTGCGCGGAAATGCCGGCGTCTCCTTCGCGCTGAACGAAAACCTCTCCTTCGGTGCCACCATCGGCGCGCTCTACAGCGAGGTCGATTTCGACGCGCCCTTCATTTTCCAAAGCAATCCCGCGCTGGCCGGCGCGAAGGTCGACCTCGACCTCAACACCTCCGGCTGGGACGCCATCTCCGAGTTCGGCATGCTATGGCGACCCGACAAGCGCTGGAGCGTCGGAATCCACGCCCGCCCGAAGGTGACGCTCGAACACGAGGGCTCGGCGGTCGCCGACTTCTCGGCGCAGCTCCCCGGCGTCACGCCCACCTACAATCACTACGAAGCCGTCACTCGCAATGCCCTGCCCCTCGTCGCGGGCCTCGGCATTTCCTGGCAAGCCGCCGACCGCCTGCGCCTCGGCATGTCCGCCGACTGGATCCAATGGAGCGCCGCCTTCGACCAACTCGAAGTCGGCCTCTCCCAAGGGACCAACCCCGTCATCAATGGCGCCATCGGACCGAACGTCGCCGATCGCGTGCCCGTCGGTTGGAAAGACCGCTGGGTCATCGCCCTCGGCGCGGAGTTCGATCTTTCCGACTCATGGGTCCTCCGCGGGGGCTGGCGCTATGGCGAGTCACCGCAGCCCGCAGCCCTGGTGACTCCGCTCAACGCCGCCTTGCCGGAGCACACCCTGGCGCTCGGCCTCGGCTGGAAATCGGGACCATGGTCCCTCGACGCCAGCTATGAGGTGCAGTTCGGCGACGCGCGTAAGGTCGCCACCAGCGGCTACCGCGCCGGCGAATACTCTAACAGCTCGCTCGACTTCACGGTGCAGGCCTTGACCTTCGGGGTCACGCGAAGATTCTGA
- a CDS encoding NAD(+)/NADH kinase, protein MTVGIVANTQKKGARSTLDRLMGVLAVRGISTALERETAGLLGVQGGLDGPELAACSDVIAVLGGDGTMLNAMAKLGPTEKPVAGINIGTLGFLTSCTDEEVGQFADALLSGEFSTSRRTLLCATVRSVDGSEKEFRALNEIVLARGQTGRLVSLSAYVDGDLLNHYRADGLIVATPTGSTAYSLSAGGPLISPAAAAFVITPICPHTLSQRSLIIGDHMTVELAPENADEAPMLFTVDGRDCVTIHAGDRIEVKKAEQSLNLLRLPGHSFYETVRQKLNWRGG, encoded by the coding sequence ATGACCGTCGGCATCGTCGCCAACACCCAGAAAAAGGGAGCCCGGAGCACCCTCGACCGCCTCATGGGTGTACTTGCCGTGCGGGGGATTTCCACGGCCCTGGAGAGGGAGACCGCGGGGCTGCTCGGCGTGCAGGGAGGCCTGGATGGCCCGGAGCTGGCGGCCTGTTCCGATGTGATCGCGGTGCTGGGTGGCGATGGCACGATGCTGAATGCCATGGCCAAGCTGGGTCCCACCGAGAAGCCGGTGGCGGGGATCAATATCGGGACGCTAGGGTTCCTGACGAGCTGCACCGACGAAGAAGTGGGGCAATTCGCGGATGCCTTGCTGTCCGGAGAATTTTCCACCAGCCGCCGGACGCTGCTGTGCGCCACGGTGCGCAGTGTGGATGGCAGCGAGAAGGAGTTCCGTGCGCTGAATGAGATCGTGCTGGCCCGAGGCCAGACCGGGCGGCTGGTGTCGCTTTCGGCTTATGTTGATGGCGACCTGCTGAATCACTATCGGGCGGACGGCTTGATCGTGGCGACGCCGACCGGGTCGACGGCTTACTCGCTATCCGCGGGTGGACCGCTGATCAGCCCGGCTGCGGCGGCTTTCGTGATCACGCCGATTTGTCCGCACACGCTGAGCCAGCGCTCGCTGATCATTGGCGATCACATGACGGTAGAGCTGGCGCCGGAGAATGCGGATGAGGCACCGATGCTGTTCACGGTGGATGGTCGTGACTGCGTCACCATTCACGCAGGTGACCGGATCGAGGTGAAGAAGGCGGAGCAGTCGCTCAACCTGCTGCGACTGCCGGGGCACTCGTTTTACGAGACGGTGCGGCAGAAGCTGAATTGGCGGGGAGGCTGA
- a CDS encoding CDP-alcohol phosphatidyltransferase family protein — translation MAALIGGAAFIGASRGWVPWPVGWVAGAAMIQLRLLCNLMDGMVAIEGGKKSATGDLWNEIPDRLADTIFLVSAGWAVGWPWVGALAAWAAVMTAYVRAMGAALTGAHDFCGPCAKPHRMAILTVGALSTATEALWRESGAVMKVAIVVIAVGTCLTILRRIARLAAKLKEARP, via the coding sequence GTGGCCGCGTTGATCGGCGGAGCCGCCTTCATCGGAGCGTCCCGCGGATGGGTCCCCTGGCCAGTCGGCTGGGTCGCAGGTGCGGCCATGATCCAGCTCCGCCTCCTCTGCAACCTCATGGACGGCATGGTCGCCATCGAAGGCGGCAAGAAAAGCGCTACCGGCGACCTCTGGAATGAAATCCCTGACCGGCTCGCGGATACGATTTTTCTAGTAAGTGCAGGCTGGGCCGTCGGCTGGCCATGGGTCGGAGCTCTCGCCGCATGGGCAGCCGTGATGACCGCCTACGTCCGCGCCATGGGCGCCGCCCTCACCGGAGCCCACGATTTCTGCGGCCCCTGCGCCAAGCCACACCGGATGGCCATCCTCACGGTCGGCGCGTTGAGCACCGCTACCGAGGCACTATGGAGGGAATCTGGCGCGGTCATGAAGGTGGCCATCGTCGTCATCGCTGTCGGCACTTGCCTCACCATCTTGCGCCGCATCGCGCGTCTCGCAGCAAAGCTGAAGGAGGCCCGCCCATGA
- a CDS encoding lysophospholipid acyltransferase family protein, which translates to MTGIALAFLVRLATGVRLLGDIPEDGKRRIYFANHSSHLDFVVIWAALPGRQRAWTRPVAAAEYWEKTPLRRWLSTHIFKAVLIPRDLARMRSEDPLGKMLEAIDARADLIVFPEGTRSDTGEVGPFKPGLHHLATKRPETLLIPVFLENLSRILPKGEALPLPLMGQAMFGDPLPGPVEGESKHDFLERARDAVMHLSHGHLIPSPPDEGS; encoded by the coding sequence ATGACCGGCATCGCGCTAGCCTTCCTCGTCCGCCTCGCCACCGGCGTCCGCCTGCTCGGCGACATCCCCGAAGACGGCAAGCGCCGCATCTACTTCGCGAACCATTCCTCGCACCTCGACTTCGTCGTCATCTGGGCCGCCCTTCCCGGACGCCAACGCGCCTGGACCCGCCCCGTCGCCGCTGCCGAATATTGGGAAAAGACCCCGCTCCGCCGCTGGCTCTCCACCCACATCTTCAAGGCCGTCCTCATCCCCCGCGACCTCGCGCGGATGCGCTCCGAAGACCCGCTCGGAAAAATGTTAGAAGCCATTGATGCCAGAGCCGACCTCATCGTCTTCCCCGAAGGCACGCGCAGTGACACTGGCGAAGTCGGCCCCTTCAAGCCCGGCCTCCACCACCTCGCCACCAAGCGCCCCGAGACCCTGCTCATCCCCGTCTTCCTCGAAAACCTCAGCCGCATCCTGCCAAAGGGTGAAGCACTGCCTCTCCCTCTCATGGGCCAGGCCATGTTCGGAGATCCCCTGCCCGGCCCCGTCGAAGGCGAAAGCAAACACGACTTCCTCGAACGCGCCCGTGACGCAGTGATGCACCTCTCCCACGGCCACCTCATCCCCTCTCCTCCCGATGAAGGATCCTGA
- a CDS encoding phosphatidate cytidylyltransferase yields MKDPELLYLVGGVVGILLIATLVTKILIGKSGETPTLVNLRQRVNAWWWMMLVFCSSLALGRTGVFGFYALLSFLALREFITLSPTPRGDHRTLTWVFFLILPLHFLFAAAPWYGMFLIWIPVYSFAFIPIRSALAGDTERFLERSARIQWGVMTCIYFLSYLPMLLYLPIPGYEGQNAKLLFFVVLVTQISDVMQYVFGKLFGKTKVAPKVSPSKTREGLLYGGAAATLIGTSLWWATPFTPAVAAGMSAMLVAAGFFGGLVMSAVKRSLGAKDWGRGIPGHGGVLDRLDSLLFAGPLFFHVIAYYFGTNMYDAYKQPQWMYDAMRLWIGH; encoded by the coding sequence ATGAAGGATCCTGAACTCCTCTACCTCGTTGGAGGCGTCGTGGGCATCCTGCTCATCGCCACCCTCGTCACCAAGATCCTCATCGGCAAATCCGGCGAGACTCCCACACTCGTGAACCTCCGCCAGCGCGTCAACGCGTGGTGGTGGATGATGCTCGTCTTCTGCTCCTCCCTCGCCCTCGGCCGCACCGGAGTCTTCGGCTTCTACGCGCTGCTGTCCTTCTTAGCGCTGCGCGAATTCATCACCCTCTCCCCCACCCCGCGCGGCGACCATCGCACGCTGACCTGGGTCTTCTTCCTCATCCTTCCCCTGCACTTCCTCTTCGCCGCAGCTCCTTGGTACGGGATGTTCCTGATCTGGATACCTGTTTATTCCTTCGCCTTCATCCCGATCCGCAGCGCGCTGGCAGGCGACACCGAGCGCTTCTTGGAACGCTCCGCTCGCATCCAGTGGGGTGTCATGACCTGCATCTACTTCCTCAGCTACCTGCCGATGCTGCTCTACTTGCCCATCCCGGGCTACGAGGGCCAGAATGCCAAGCTGCTGTTCTTCGTCGTGCTCGTCACCCAGATCAGCGATGTGATGCAGTACGTCTTCGGCAAGCTCTTCGGCAAAACCAAGGTCGCCCCGAAAGTCAGCCCCTCGAAAACCCGCGAAGGCCTCCTCTACGGCGGTGCCGCAGCCACCCTCATTGGCACCTCACTCTGGTGGGCCACTCCCTTCACCCCCGCAGTCGCAGCAGGCATGTCCGCCATGCTCGTCGCCGCCGGCTTCTTCGGCGGGCTGGTCATGTCAGCCGTGAAGCGCTCCCTCGGCGCAAAGGACTGGGGCCGCGGCATCCCCGGCCACGGCGGCGTCCTCGATCGCCTAGACTCCCTCCTCTTCGCCGGCCCCCTCTTCTTCCACGTGATCGCCTACTACTTCGGGACAAACATGTACGACGCCTACAAGCAGCCCCAGTGGATGTACGACGCCATGCGCCTGTGGATTGGCCACTGA